One Fusobacterium ulcerans DNA segment encodes these proteins:
- the hprK gene encoding HPr(Ser) kinase/phosphatase, producing MEHFNMELVNEGDLDFEINTPSLYQIGYELIGFFDEDGDELNKYLHIFGKKEAIYVDKLSSEKKSEMWNKYFTYNFPALIITGETKVTKEMVEAAKKNNKTILKSPMRTSKTIREMKFFLSKELAEEKMINGYMLLEILGVGVMLTGYEDAKLGVTIELLERGHKLITDNNLIIKRMAENDLEGYNRFDKTIMDSHFFIVNNRDGSKIDVTTQFGIKATRKMKRIDMLVVLEEWDEKKFYDRLGLDEVYEEFLGEKIPKVTVPVRKGRNLAIILETAALNYRLKMMGVNSAEYFMQESKKIIAANRVKQGDSDMNNDKLLPVRKLKNEFNLKVLHGEDKLDSTYVKTTGIHRPSLALSGYVDMYEDEGYTGVQLFSKVEFKYLESLSEEKRIENLKRYLEFHFPIIVLTSDAEMPQYFFDLIKEKDLILCRSPYKKSSQLIANFNGFLETYFTPNLSLHGVFLELYGFGVLLVGKSGIGKSETALELIHRGHRLIADDMVKFVKDVSGDIIGKAAKLPYFMEIRGLGIIDIKTLYGLGAVRINKKLDIIIELKEQERDNYLTSVDYQSTSSEILGNKIPKVILYISSGRNAAAMVEIAVMNLMAIMLGHDPEKLYEEGMKRMTEEERKILEA from the coding sequence ATGGAACATTTTAATATGGAACTGGTAAATGAAGGTGATCTTGACTTTGAAATAAATACACCAAGCTTATATCAGATAGGGTATGAATTAATAGGATTTTTTGATGAAGATGGAGATGAATTAAATAAGTATCTTCATATATTTGGTAAAAAAGAAGCTATATATGTGGACAAGTTATCTTCAGAAAAAAAATCTGAAATGTGGAATAAATATTTCACTTATAATTTTCCAGCACTTATTATAACAGGAGAAACTAAAGTTACTAAAGAAATGGTAGAGGCTGCAAAAAAGAATAATAAAACTATTCTTAAAAGTCCTATGAGAACATCTAAAACTATAAGAGAAATGAAATTTTTCTTATCTAAAGAATTGGCAGAAGAAAAGATGATTAATGGATATATGCTTCTTGAAATACTTGGAGTAGGAGTAATGCTTACAGGATATGAAGATGCAAAATTAGGAGTAACTATAGAACTGCTGGAAAGAGGACATAAACTTATAACTGACAATAATCTTATTATAAAAAGAATGGCAGAGAATGACCTGGAAGGATATAATCGTTTTGATAAAACTATAATGGACAGCCATTTCTTTATAGTAAATAATAGAGATGGAAGTAAAATAGATGTAACTACTCAATTTGGAATCAAAGCAACAAGAAAAATGAAAAGAATAGATATGCTTGTAGTACTTGAAGAATGGGATGAAAAAAAATTCTATGACAGACTTGGGCTGGATGAGGTATATGAAGAGTTTTTAGGAGAAAAAATTCCAAAAGTTACAGTTCCTGTAAGAAAAGGAAGAAATCTTGCAATAATTTTAGAAACAGCAGCTTTAAATTATAGATTGAAAATGATGGGAGTAAATTCAGCAGAATATTTCATGCAGGAATCTAAAAAAATAATAGCTGCAAATAGGGTAAAACAAGGAGATAGTGATATGAATAACGATAAACTGCTTCCAGTTAGAAAATTAAAAAATGAATTTAACTTAAAAGTTTTACATGGAGAAGATAAATTAGACAGTACATATGTAAAAACTACTGGAATACACAGACCATCTCTAGCATTATCAGGGTATGTTGATATGTATGAAGATGAAGGTTATACAGGAGTTCAACTTTTTTCAAAGGTAGAATTCAAGTATTTGGAAAGTTTATCTGAGGAGAAGAGGATAGAGAATTTAAAGAGATATTTAGAATTTCATTTTCCAATAATTGTACTTACATCTGATGCAGAGATGCCGCAATATTTCTTTGACTTAATAAAAGAAAAAGACCTTATACTTTGCAGAAGTCCATATAAAAAATCTTCACAGCTGATAGCAAACTTCAATGGATTTTTAGAAACATATTTTACTCCTAATTTGTCACTGCATGGTGTATTCTTAGAGTTATATGGATTTGGAGTGCTTCTTGTAGGGAAAAGTGGAATAGGAAAAAGTGAGACTGCACTTGAACTTATTCATAGAGGACATAGACTGATAGCAGATGATATGGTAAAATTTGTAAAAGATGTAAGTGGAGATATAATTGGTAAAGCTGCTAAACTTCCATATTTTATGGAGATAAGAGGATTGGGAATAATTGATATAAAAACTCTGTATGGATTGGGAGCTGTAAGAATAAATAAAAAATTAGATATTATAATAGAATTAAAAGAACAGGAAAGAGATAATTATCTTACATCAGTAGATTATCAGAGTACTTCATCAGAAATATTAGGAAATAAAATACCTAAAGTAATATTATATATATCTTCTGGAAGAAATGCAGCTGCAATGGTAGAGATAGCTGTTATGAATCTTATGGCAATAATGCTTGGTCATGATCCTGAAAAACTTTATGAAGAAGGAATGAAAAGAATGACTGAAGAGGAAAGAAAAATTTTGGAAGCATAG
- a CDS encoding bifunctional folylpolyglutamate synthase/dihydrofolate synthase → MDINELLDELYSYSMHGIKLGLENIKKICEELGNPQDSYKIIHIAGTNGKGSTATTLETILLEAGYSVGKYTSPHILKFNERIRADREDISDEDIAHYYEEVKKAVENAGVKPTFFEVTTAMMFKYFQDKKVDYVVLETGMGGRFDATNITKAELCIITNVTLDHTEYLGDTIYKIAREKAGIIKECPKVIVADSDSEFLKAINEEKVEVINVLEKYKNAEEKLDFERFITEIKIDEDIFEFSLFGDYQFKNFLCAYEAALELGIAKEIIKEASKKVIWQCRFERYSTNPLVVLDGAHNPDGMMELKKVVEKGYKPEEVAAIVSILKDKDVKSMLEILKSVSSTLILTSLAENPRGTSGDEIYNQLSDTKGCSVENDLMKAYKNALAMNKKIILICGSFYLLSKFKEEINE, encoded by the coding sequence ATGGATATAAATGAATTATTAGATGAACTCTATTCATACTCAATGCATGGAATAAAATTAGGCTTGGAAAATATAAAAAAAATATGTGAAGAATTAGGAAATCCACAGGATTCTTATAAAATAATTCATATAGCAGGAACTAATGGAAAAGGGTCAACAGCTACAACTTTAGAAACTATACTGCTTGAAGCAGGTTATAGTGTAGGAAAATATACTTCTCCACATATATTGAAATTTAATGAAAGAATAAGAGCAGACAGAGAAGATATATCTGATGAAGATATAGCACATTATTATGAAGAAGTGAAGAAAGCTGTAGAAAATGCAGGAGTGAAACCTACATTTTTTGAAGTGACAACTGCTATGATGTTCAAATATTTTCAAGATAAAAAAGTAGATTATGTAGTGCTTGAAACTGGTATGGGAGGAAGATTTGACGCTACTAATATTACAAAAGCAGAGCTATGTATAATAACTAATGTAACTTTAGACCATACAGAATATTTAGGAGATACTATCTATAAAATTGCCAGAGAAAAAGCAGGAATAATAAAAGAGTGTCCTAAAGTAATAGTGGCAGACAGCGATAGTGAATTTTTGAAAGCTATAAATGAAGAAAAAGTAGAAGTGATTAATGTTTTAGAAAAATATAAAAATGCTGAAGAGAAACTTGACTTTGAAAGATTTATAACAGAGATAAAAATAGATGAAGATATTTTTGAATTTTCTCTATTTGGAGATTATCAATTTAAAAATTTTCTTTGTGCCTATGAAGCAGCGTTGGAATTAGGAATAGCTAAAGAAATAATAAAAGAAGCCAGTAAAAAAGTAATATGGCAGTGCAGATTTGAGAGATACAGCACTAATCCTCTTGTAGTATTAGATGGAGCTCATAATCCTGATGGAATGATGGAGCTGAAAAAAGTGGTTGAAAAAGGATATAAACCAGAAGAGGTAGCAGCTATAGTATCTATATTGAAAGATAAAGATGTAAAAAGTATGCTGGAAATATTAAAAAGTGTTTCTTCTACTTTGATATTAACATCTCTTGCTGAGAATCCAAGAGGAACTTCTGGAGATGAAATATATAATCAGCTTTCAGATACAAAAGGATGCAGTGTAGAAAATGATTTGATGAAAGCTTATAAAAATGCTTTAGCTATGAATAAAAAAATAATTCTTATATGTGGATCATTTTATCTTTTAAGTAAATTTAAAGAGGAAATAAATGAGTAG
- a CDS encoding 5'-methylthioadenosine/adenosylhomocysteine nucleosidase: MKIGIIGAMNEEVVELKAVMSDIKSENMGNLEFFDGKLLGKDVILVEGGIGKVNAAICATLMINHFKVDKVLFTGVAGGVNPDINIGDIVIGNDLIEHDFDSTAFGYELGQIPRMDTYIFKADQQLIDIACDVAEKEFGKSKVCVGRIVSGDEFVASVERIKWLRDTFKADCTEMEGAAVAHVCHVFNMPFLIIRAISDKANHDAKVDFPEFVKLAAKNSKTIIEGILNRL; the protein is encoded by the coding sequence ATGAAAATAGGTATAATTGGTGCAATGAATGAGGAAGTAGTAGAGTTAAAAGCAGTAATGAGTGACATAAAATCTGAAAATATGGGGAATCTTGAATTTTTTGATGGAAAACTTTTAGGAAAAGATGTAATATTAGTTGAAGGTGGAATAGGAAAAGTAAATGCAGCTATTTGTGCTACACTTATGATAAATCATTTCAAAGTGGACAAAGTACTTTTTACAGGAGTAGCAGGAGGAGTAAATCCAGATATTAACATAGGAGATATAGTTATAGGGAATGATCTCATAGAGCATGACTTTGACAGTACAGCTTTTGGATATGAACTTGGACAAATACCAAGAATGGATACTTATATATTCAAAGCAGATCAGCAGTTAATCGATATAGCTTGTGATGTAGCAGAAAAAGAATTTGGAAAATCTAAAGTGTGTGTAGGACGTATAGTAAGCGGAGACGAATTTGTTGCATCAGTAGAAAGAATTAAATGGTTAAGAGATACATTTAAAGCTGATTGTACAGAGATGGAAGGAGCAGCAGTGGCTCATGTATGTCATGTTTTCAATATGCCTTTTCTTATCATAAGAGCAATATCGGACAAAGCTAACCATGATGCAAAAGTTGATTTCCCTGAATTTGTAAAATTGGCAGCTAAAAATTCAAAAACTATAATAGAAGGTATTTTGAATAGACTTTAA
- a CDS encoding lysophospholipid acyltransferase family protein — protein sequence MIYRIQYWIIMFFRFILLLFPENARFKFAEFLGWLGYHVVKKRREIALANLKLAFPEKTEKERERIALESFKIMLKAFLCTLWFGKYLHDPGRVIIENVEILHKAAAENKGVVVSTLHLGNMEATVKAGEGYDITTVAKKQRNPYLDKFITESRKNDLNLTILKKSKRTSRELIERLNNKGIIALFSDHRDKGATVTFFGETTKAPTGAVSLALKYDIPFVWGYNVMHEDNSSTVKVVEQVEFIKTDNFKEDVQVNTQLLISKMEEVIREYPEQWMWFHDRWNLYSKLHKKKKK from the coding sequence ATGATATATAGAATACAATATTGGATAATCATGTTTTTTAGATTTATTCTTCTTCTTTTCCCTGAAAATGCCAGATTTAAATTTGCAGAATTTTTAGGTTGGTTGGGATACCATGTAGTAAAAAAAAGAAGAGAAATCGCTCTTGCTAATCTTAAACTTGCTTTTCCAGAAAAAACTGAAAAAGAGAGAGAGAGAATTGCTCTTGAATCTTTTAAAATAATGCTGAAAGCTTTCTTATGTACTTTATGGTTTGGAAAATATCTTCATGATCCTGGCAGAGTAATTATAGAAAATGTAGAAATTCTGCACAAAGCTGCTGCTGAAAATAAAGGTGTTGTAGTTTCAACACTCCATCTTGGTAATATGGAAGCTACTGTAAAAGCTGGAGAGGGATATGATATTACTACTGTTGCTAAAAAACAGAGAAATCCATATCTTGATAAATTTATAACTGAAAGCAGAAAAAATGATCTGAATCTTACAATTCTAAAAAAGAGCAAAAGAACAAGCAGAGAACTTATAGAAAGACTTAATAATAAAGGAATTATCGCTTTATTTAGCGACCATAGAGATAAAGGAGCTACTGTTACTTTCTTTGGTGAAACCACTAAAGCACCTACTGGAGCAGTTTCTCTTGCACTGAAATATGATATTCCATTTGTCTGGGGATACAATGTTATGCATGAAGATAATTCTTCTACAGTAAAAGTTGTAGAGCAGGTAGAGTTTATTAAAACAGATAATTTTAAAGAAGATGTACAGGTAAATACACAGCTTCTCATAAGTAAAATGGAAGAAGTAATAAGAGAATATCCAGAACAATGGATGTGGTTCCATGATAGATGGAATTTATACAGCAAACTTCATAAAAAAAAGAAAAAATAA
- a CDS encoding M20 family metallo-hydrolase has protein sequence MNTGKEILDKLNELSKISEPSKGVTRLYLTKEYLEARDIIEGWMKEAGLATKIDGVGNLIGEYKSQNPKAKTLVLGSHQDSVEDGGKFDGILGVILPIVCIKNLLKEHGELNCNVKIISFAYEEGTTYGAACLTSKAVAGTFKEYLLELEYRGKKLRDAMKECGFDPEKMDECKMKKEEIDTFLEIHIEQGPVLEFENLVVGIVTAIQSCNRYLVNIKGQAGHSGTIPMKMRKDAGTAMAEIIYKSTKLAEELGEMVLTFGKVSVLPGAVNVIPGEAEFTIDIRAMKNTILVDTMEKIENIIKETVERRGMSYSIEMTNKIMETACSPSVMEALEKSFIRQNIPVFKLPSGAGHDAQEMANIAEMGMLFVRCVDGISHNAVEDVREKDLDIAGNIIMDYIYNF, from the coding sequence TTGAATACAGGAAAAGAAATACTGGATAAATTAAATGAATTGAGCAAGATAAGTGAGCCTTCTAAAGGGGTAACAAGATTGTATTTAACAAAAGAATATTTAGAGGCTAGAGATATTATAGAAGGTTGGATGAAAGAAGCAGGGCTTGCAACTAAAATAGATGGAGTAGGAAATCTTATTGGAGAATATAAAAGCCAAAATCCAAAGGCAAAAACTCTTGTGTTGGGATCACATCAGGATAGTGTAGAAGATGGTGGAAAATTTGATGGAATATTAGGGGTAATACTTCCAATAGTATGTATAAAAAATCTTCTTAAAGAACATGGAGAATTAAACTGTAATGTAAAAATAATATCATTTGCATATGAAGAAGGAACTACATATGGAGCAGCCTGTTTAACAAGTAAAGCAGTGGCTGGGACTTTTAAAGAATATCTTTTAGAATTGGAATACAGAGGTAAAAAACTTAGAGATGCTATGAAGGAATGTGGTTTTGATCCTGAAAAAATGGATGAATGTAAAATGAAAAAAGAAGAGATAGACACTTTTTTAGAGATTCATATAGAGCAGGGGCCAGTACTTGAATTTGAAAATCTTGTAGTAGGGATAGTAACTGCTATTCAATCATGCAACAGATATCTTGTAAATATAAAGGGACAGGCAGGACATTCTGGTACTATACCCATGAAAATGAGAAAAGATGCTGGAACTGCAATGGCTGAAATAATATATAAAAGTACAAAACTTGCAGAAGAGCTTGGAGAGATGGTGTTAACATTTGGGAAAGTATCTGTTCTCCCAGGAGCAGTAAATGTAATACCAGGAGAAGCAGAATTTACTATTGATATAAGAGCTATGAAAAACACTATTTTAGTAGATACTATGGAAAAAATAGAAAATATTATAAAAGAAACAGTTGAAAGAAGAGGAATGTCATACTCTATTGAAATGACAAATAAAATAATGGAAACAGCTTGCAGTCCATCAGTGATGGAAGCTTTGGAGAAAAGTTTTATAAGACAGAATATTCCTGTTTTTAAACTTCCAAGCGGTGCAGGGCATGATGCTCAGGAGATGGCAAATATTGCTGAAATGGGAATGCTTTTTGTAAGATGTGTAGATGGAATAAGCCATAATGCAGTGGAGGATGTCAGAGAAAAAGACTTAGATATAGCTGGAAATATAATTATGGACTATATATATAATTTTTAG
- the lepA gene encoding translation elongation factor 4 yields the protein MLQKHKRNFSIIAHIDHGKSTIADRLLEFTGTVTKREMKEQLLDSMDLEREKGITIKAQAVTLYYKAKDGIEYELNLIDTPGHVDFIYEVSRSLAACEGALLVVDAAQGVEAQTLANVYLAIENNLEVVPVINKIDLPAADPEKVKHEIEDIIGLPADDAVMCSGKTGIGIDDLLEAIVAKVPAPAYDEEAPLKALIFDSKFDDYRGVITYVKVLDGSIKKGDKIKIWSTEKEFDVLEVGVFSPTMKPKDGLTSGSVGYIITGVKTIHDTRVGDTVTNAKEPCMFPLEGFKPAQSMVFAGIYPLFTDDYEDLRDALEKLQLNDASLTYVPETSLALGFGFRCGFLGLLHMEIIVERLRREYDIDLISTTPSVEYKVNMDKGNVLVIDNPCEFPDPGKGRLSVEEPFIRGKVIVPKEYVGNVMELCQEKRGIFIGMDFIDDTRSLLTYELPLAEIVIDFYDKLKSRTKGYASFEYELVGYKESDLVKVDILVSGKPVDAFSFIAHRDGAYSRGRAICEKLREVIPRQQFEIPIQAALGSKVIARETIKAFRKNVIAKCYGGDITRKKKLLEKQKEGKKRMKSIGNVEIPQEAFVSVLKLND from the coding sequence ATGTTGCAAAAGCATAAGAGAAACTTTTCGATAATTGCTCATATAGATCATGGTAAATCAACAATAGCAGATAGATTGTTAGAGTTTACAGGAACTGTAACTAAAAGAGAAATGAAAGAGCAGCTTCTTGACTCTATGGATTTGGAAAGAGAAAAGGGAATAACAATAAAAGCTCAAGCAGTTACTTTATACTATAAAGCAAAAGATGGAATAGAATATGAATTAAACCTTATAGATACTCCGGGACATGTGGACTTTATTTATGAGGTATCTAGATCACTGGCAGCTTGTGAAGGAGCTCTTCTGGTAGTAGACGCAGCTCAAGGAGTAGAAGCACAGACACTTGCCAATGTATACTTGGCTATAGAAAATAATCTGGAAGTAGTACCTGTAATTAATAAGATTGACCTTCCAGCAGCTGATCCAGAAAAAGTAAAACATGAAATAGAAGATATAATAGGTCTTCCAGCTGATGACGCTGTAATGTGTTCTGGAAAAACTGGAATAGGAATAGATGACTTACTTGAAGCAATAGTAGCTAAAGTACCAGCTCCAGCATATGATGAAGAAGCTCCATTGAAAGCTTTGATTTTTGACTCTAAATTTGATGATTATAGAGGAGTTATTACATATGTAAAAGTTTTAGATGGATCTATCAAAAAAGGTGACAAGATAAAAATCTGGTCTACAGAAAAAGAATTTGATGTATTAGAAGTTGGAGTATTTTCACCAACTATGAAACCAAAAGATGGACTTACTTCAGGGTCAGTTGGATATATTATTACAGGGGTAAAAACTATTCATGATACAAGAGTAGGGGATACTGTAACTAATGCTAAAGAGCCTTGTATGTTCCCACTTGAAGGATTTAAACCAGCTCAGTCAATGGTTTTTGCTGGGATTTATCCATTATTTACAGATGATTATGAAGATTTGAGAGATGCTCTTGAGAAATTGCAACTAAATGATGCTTCTCTTACATATGTACCAGAAACTTCATTAGCACTGGGGTTTGGATTTAGATGTGGATTCCTTGGTCTTTTACATATGGAAATAATTGTTGAAAGATTGAGAAGAGAGTATGATATAGATCTTATCTCGACTACTCCATCAGTTGAATATAAAGTAAATATGGATAAGGGAAATGTTCTTGTTATAGACAACCCTTGTGAATTTCCAGATCCTGGAAAAGGAAGACTATCTGTAGAAGAGCCTTTCATAAGAGGAAAAGTAATAGTACCAAAAGAATATGTGGGAAATGTAATGGAGCTTTGTCAGGAGAAGAGGGGTATATTTATAGGAATGGACTTTATAGATGATACTAGATCGCTTCTTACTTATGAATTGCCACTTGCTGAAATTGTAATTGACTTCTATGATAAATTGAAATCAAGAACTAAAGGTTATGCTTCATTTGAATATGAACTTGTAGGATATAAGGAATCTGATCTTGTAAAAGTTGATATACTTGTATCTGGAAAACCAGTGGATGCCTTCTCATTTATAGCACACAGAGATGGAGCTTATTCAAGAGGTAGAGCTATCTGTGAAAAGCTTAGAGAAGTTATTCCAAGACAGCAGTTTGAAATACCTATCCAGGCAGCATTGGGATCAAAAGTTATAGCAAGAGAAACTATAAAAGCTTTTAGAAAGAACGTTATAGCTAAATGTTATGGTGGAGATATCACAAGAAAGAAAAAACTTCTTGAAAAGCAAAAAGAAGGAAAGAAAAGAATGAAGAGTATAGGAAATGTTGAAATTCCTCAGGAAGCATTCGTTTCAGTTCTTAAATTAAATGATTAA
- a CDS encoding M48 family metallopeptidase → MDFKVTVTRKKIKNIIIKINSNGEVLVSAPKRVPQKYIEQLIMQKEKWIIEKINSISQYYSNRRPISYVNGDEIFYLGKKYILEIIPAEKNFVEQDEEKIYIYCKKSESADEKKKVLEKWFREKISSILEKLTVETGEKVGYLPKEIKVRSMKSRWGSCNTTRKIITYNLHLIEKPLSAIEYVVLHELSHLPYPHHQKEFWNFVEKYMPDWKLRKKILNNKA, encoded by the coding sequence ATGGATTTTAAAGTAACTGTAACAAGAAAAAAGATAAAAAATATAATAATAAAAATAAATTCAAATGGTGAAGTATTGGTATCTGCACCTAAAAGAGTGCCTCAAAAATATATAGAACAGCTCATTATGCAGAAAGAAAAATGGATAATTGAAAAAATTAATTCTATCAGCCAATATTATTCTAATAGAAGACCTATTTCTTATGTAAATGGTGATGAAATTTTCTATCTTGGAAAAAAATATATTTTAGAAATTATTCCTGCTGAGAAAAATTTTGTAGAACAGGATGAGGAAAAAATATATATTTATTGTAAAAAATCTGAATCAGCAGATGAAAAAAAGAAAGTTCTTGAGAAATGGTTTAGGGAAAAAATCTCTTCCATTTTAGAAAAACTTACTGTAGAAACAGGAGAAAAAGTTGGATATCTTCCTAAAGAAATAAAAGTAAGAAGCATGAAAAGCAGATGGGGTTCTTGTAATACTACAAGAAAAATAATTACATACAATCTCCATCTTATAGAAAAGCCTCTTTCAGCTATTGAATATGTAGTTCTACATGAACTTTCACATCTTCCATACCCTCATCATCAAAAAGAGTTTTGGAATTTTGTAGAGAAATATATGCCTGACTGGAAATTAAGAAAAAAGATTCTAAATAATAAGGCGTAA